CACCGTCGAGACTTGCCCCGGAACCACCTACAATTTCGCGGGCGTGGACTTGGCCGTCGGGCAGACGCAAGTGTTCACCCTGCTCAACGCGGCAGGCTGCGACTCGCTCGTCACCGTCACCGTCGGGGCGTTGCCCACCTCGGCTTTCAGTTTGGAAGCAAAAACCTGCCCCGGAACAACTTACAATTTCGCGGGCGTTGACTTGGCCGTCGGGCAGACGCAAGTGTTCACCCTGCTCAACGCGGCGGGCTGCGACTCCCTCGTCACGATTGCGGTGACGGCCTGGCCTGTGCTGGACTTTGACGTCGAGGCCCTGCCTTCCTGCCCGACCTCGCCCACCGGCTCGCTTGCGGTCTCTGTTGGCGGCGGCGCTCCCGCGACGTTTTCCCTGGACGGCGCCACTTTTCAGGCAGGCACACGGTTCGACGCGCTCGCGGCGGGCGCATACACCGTCTTCGCGCGCGACGCGAACGGCTGTGTTTTTGAACAAGAAACCACGCTCGAGGCCACGCCGCGCCTCGAACTGTCGCTGCCCGCCAACATCGCCATCCTGCGACAGCACCGCCGTCACCGTCGCCCCGGCGGTGTCGGGCGACACCACGGGGCTGCGCTTCGCTTGGTCGAGCGGGGCGCCACCCCGCCGCCCTCGTCGCGGAGGCCGGCCCCCTCTGGGTGGAGGCGTCGAATCATTGCCAGACCGTTCGCCGCGAGGCGACGGCGGTTTGGGCATCGCTGCCCGACGGGCAGGACGTTTTCTACGCGCCCAACGTGTTCGCGCCGGAATCAGCCTCCGACGACAACCGCACGTTCCGCGTCTTCTTCGCCCGCAACGTCGAGGTGCTGGAATACAGCCTCTCGATTTTCGACCGTTGGGGCAATCTCTTGTTCGTCGCCGACGCCCCGGAGCAGGGGTGGACGGGCGCTTTCCGCCAAAAAACAATGGGGACGGGGGTCTATGCGTGGCATCTGCGGGCGCGGCTCAGCGTCTGCGGGCGCGCCTTCACCATTCAGAGAACGGGGGATGTGGCGGTGGTGCGGTAGGGTATCTGGGCAATTCCCCCTACTTTTGCAGGCTCAACACATTCTCTAACCTAACACTGATTACTATGAAAATTACTTTGAAATCGCTCTTGATGGTTGCTGTTGGCGCGTTCTTGCTGACCGCTTGCAACAAGGACAGCAAGTCTCCAGAAGAACTGTTGACGGGACCATCTTGCTGGTCTTACATCAAAAACGAAACCTTCAACGTGGCCACCAACCAATGGCAAGATGACCCACTGGAAGACTGCGAAAAGGACGATTGTATCAATTTCCGCGACGATGATACGGTGGTTTTTGACGAGGGCGCCACAAAATGCGACCCTGCTGACCCACAGAGC
This genomic interval from Saprospiraceae bacterium contains the following:
- a CDS encoding lipocalin family protein; the protein is MKITLKSLLMVAVGAFLLTACNKDSKSPEELLTGPSCWSYIKNETFNVATNQWQDDPLEDCEKDDCINFRDDDTVVFDEGATKCDPADPQSTTFSWSLSADGKTLTLSDPSSGTFTGTVVELSESRFVFELNILGFRSRQTFQAK
- a CDS encoding gliding motility-associated C-terminal domain-containing protein — its product is MEASNHCQTVRREATAVWASLPDGQDVFYAPNVFAPESASDDNRTFRVFFARNVEVLEYSLSIFDRWGNLLFVADAPEQGWTGAFRQKTMGTGVYAWHLRARLSVCGRAFTIQRTGDVAVVR